In Candidatus Neomarinimicrobiota bacterium, the genomic window GATTGATTTTGAGACAATGCAGCGCTATATGCTCAGGGGAGAAACCATTGCTAATCCGGCTATTCGTAAACAACTCATAGGAGAATAATGGAAGCAGTAGATATCCTGTCGGTGATCACCATCGCCTTTCTTGGTTCTTTTGGACACTGCATTGGTATGTGTGGTGGAATCGTCATTGCCTACTCGACTGTTGCCATGGAAAAAGAGCGTGGTAAGGGAGCTCAGGCAGTTGCTCATTTGCTCTATTCATTCGGTCGGGTTACAACTTATAGTGTATTGGGAGCTGCATTCGGTCTGCTGGGCGGTGTGGTGGTTTTTAATAACACAACCAACGGTGTACTTTGGATCATTGCCGGGATAGCCATGATCCTGGCTGGTCTATCATTAATGGGAAAACTTCATTTTCTAACCGGACTGGAAACTTCATTTTCCCGATCAAAATGGTATCGGGATAATTTTCGATCTTTGCTGAAGAGTAACTCCCTGTTCGGATTTTATCTGCTGGGTATGCTCAATGGTCTACTCCCCTGTGGTTTCGTCTATTTCTTTGCCATTACAGCTGCCAGTACTGCCAGCCCGGTGTATGGTGCCCTGGTCATGTTTATTTTCGGTATAAGTACCATTCCGGCTCTATTCGGGTTGGGCTTTTTTGTGGGTCTATTCAAACAGCTCAAGTTCAGACACATCATGACTCAGATCGCCTCACTTTCGGTGATCGGTTATGGATTGTTTACCCTTTTTAACGGTTATCTATATTTGATCGAACCTACACGGACTATTTTGGAATGTCATTAGGGACGGGGAATTTATCCGCAAATTAATTGCCTGGGGAGAAGCCCACGACTTCAGAGGCTGTGTGAGACTAGGGACAACGCTTACCCCATGCTTTAGCTTGTGGGTATGATAACCTACTGTTTCCTTTGGCTTTAGCCCCGTATTGTTGGGCTAAAGCCCTCTTTTTTAATATTTTTATAACCCCCAGGCTGAAGCCTGGGGTAAGTATCAATTGCAATGAAGTTTTCAGCTCGGCGATAAATAAAAAATCCGCTTATAAGCGGACTCTAAACAATTGCAACTTTTGAGCAGCGGTTTATTTAAACAGAGCTTTCAAAGAACCCCAGGTGTGGTTGACAACAGCAAGTTGGGATTCAACTTCGATAATCTCGCTTAATTCAGAACTGCCATCCATATTACGAATCTTTAGACGGTAGGTGTACTTGCGGCCAGATACCTTGGCAATAATTGAATCATCAATGAAGGTATAGCCACTGCCCTGCCCTTGAGCATGGAGATAGCCGATCTCAAAAAAGGTGCGCCCATCATCTGTACTGCGTTGTATTTCAAAGCCGGCCACATTTTGCTCCATGGATGTATTCCACTGGATGATGATACGGGCATCATCTGAGTATCCGGCAAAACCAGTGAGCGTTGCTCCACCGATCACGCTTGAGATAAACATTCCTATGACGACTATGACCTTGAATAATTTCACGGGCTGAAAATAGTTAGGGGTCTGGGACAAACCAACCAATATTTGCCAATCATGTGTGACTAATTGATTTGGATCAATTGGGATAAAGGCAAATGAGGCAGGAGATTTATCCATCGCAGCAGATGCGCAGGTGGATCGCCGCGGTCGTTACACTTCCTCGCGAAGACACAAAGCGGTTATTATAAAATTGGCATAAGGTTCTCCGAAAACAGGAGGGCTATAAAAGCAAACAGCCCCGAAAAGGGGCTGTTTGCAGTATTATGGAGAGATGTAGTTTATTTCAGATACATCATCTTCATGGTTTTGACGAAGGCATCGGTCTCTAGACGGTAGATGTAAATACCGGAAGATAGCGGTAGACCAACATCAGATAGACCATTCCATTCCAGTTGATAACGGCGGGCGTTCTGGTAATCGTTAACAAGAACTCTTACCGGTTGTCCAAGAAGATCGTAGACAACCAAACGCACCTGTGCAGCTTCAGGAATGTCATAGGTTATTGAAGTTACAGGGTTGAACGGATTCGGATAATTCTGGAACAGGTCATATACTTCTGGAATAAACATTTCGTCTGTACCAACGGTGGTACCGATGGTCAGTGCGAATGGTCCATTGGAAGCGTAAAC contains:
- a CDS encoding sulfite exporter TauE/SafE family protein, producing the protein MEAVDILSVITIAFLGSFGHCIGMCGGIVIAYSTVAMEKERGKGAQAVAHLLYSFGRVTTYSVLGAAFGLLGGVVVFNNTTNGVLWIIAGIAMILAGLSLMGKLHFLTGLETSFSRSKWYRDNFRSLLKSNSLFGFYLLGMLNGLLPCGFVYFFAITAASTASPVYGALVMFIFGISTIPALFGLGFFVGLFKQLKFRHIMTQIASLSVIGYGLFTLFNGYLYLIEPTRTILECH